Proteins encoded by one window of Clostridium bornimense:
- a CDS encoding glycosyltransferase family 2 protein: MIIIRHIISFVIVIISKITFMYLIYQLIMSLMGIYMKKDEEEVKEKKSFALLVAAHNEEKVISDIIKSLKLMDYPKDKYDIFVVADNCDDKTAKIAKDNGAIVYERHDLKNQGKGYAMEWMFKKIFSMDKQYDSIAIFDADNLVSKNFLNAMNKKLCQGYKVVQGYLDSKNPEDSWITGCYSLAFWQNNRTVQLAKQNIGLSAQLGGTGFCIDIDTLKSLGWGATCLTEDLEFTCKLVSKGERVGWAHDAVIYDEKPLTLRQSWNQRKRWMKGFADVSSRYFVKLIKYGVTHRSWTAIDCAIYSIQPYFTVAMGVTLIYSLYQGLVTIITYDVMDIINIKLNIAMICMTTSMLFLYYIYYLFIMSLDKKLSCKMIFYYVVLYYFYLLTWMPISFLGIIEKNNKEWCHTIHTRSVDISEMDI, from the coding sequence TTGATTATTATAAGACATATAATTTCTTTTGTTATTGTTATTATATCAAAAATAACATTTATGTATTTGATATATCAATTAATTATGAGTTTGATGGGAATCTATATGAAAAAAGATGAAGAAGAAGTTAAAGAAAAAAAATCTTTTGCGTTATTAGTAGCAGCTCATAATGAAGAAAAGGTAATATCAGATATAATAAAGTCGTTAAAGCTTATGGATTATCCCAAAGACAAATATGATATTTTTGTAGTTGCAGATAATTGTGATGATAAGACGGCTAAGATAGCAAAAGACAATGGAGCGATAGTATATGAACGACATGATTTAAAAAATCAAGGAAAAGGATATGCTATGGAGTGGATGTTTAAGAAAATATTTAGTATGGATAAACAATATGATTCTATAGCAATTTTTGATGCGGATAATTTAGTATCAAAGAATTTTTTAAATGCAATGAATAAGAAGTTGTGCCAAGGGTATAAGGTTGTACAAGGATATTTGGATAGTAAAAACCCAGAAGATTCTTGGATAACAGGATGTTATTCATTAGCGTTTTGGCAGAATAATAGGACTGTACAATTGGCAAAACAAAATATAGGTTTATCTGCACAACTTGGTGGAACGGGTTTTTGTATAGATATTGATACTCTTAAGTCTTTAGGATGGGGAGCAACTTGTCTAACAGAAGATTTAGAATTTACTTGTAAGTTGGTAAGCAAAGGAGAAAGGGTAGGATGGGCTCATGATGCAGTAATTTATGATGAAAAGCCTCTAACATTAAGACAATCATGGAATCAAAGAAAAAGATGGATGAAAGGCTTTGCAGATGTATCATCGAGATATTTTGTAAAACTAATAAAATATGGAGTGACACATAGAAGTTGGACTGCTATAGATTGTGCTATATATAGTATTCAGCCATATTTTACTGTTGCTATGGGAGTAACATTAATATATAGTTTATATCAAGGTTTGGTAACTATAATCACATATGATGTAATGGATATTATAAATATAAAATTAAATATTGCAATGATATGTATGACGACATCAATGTTATTTTTATATTACATATATTACTTATTTATAATGTCATTAGATAAGAAATTGTCGTGTAAGATGATTTTTTATTATGTTGTGTTATACTATTTCTATTTATTAACTTGGATGCCTATTTCTTTCCTTGGAATAATAGAAAAGAATAATAAAGAATGGTGCCATACGATACATACTAGAAGTGTGGATATATCGGAAATGGATATTTAG
- a CDS encoding type IV pilus twitching motility protein PilT: MATLKDLLREIVTKKGSDLHLTVGVPPVIRMNGKLVHTDHDPLTHNELDGYVKEILTLEEYRRYNNKGELDKSYSLNGVGRYRVNVFKQREHDAIAIRLIGLKVPELDTLNLSPVVRDLTTKKRGLVLVTGPTGSGKSTTLAAMINEINDTRAEHILTLEDPIEYLHRHKKSIVNQREIGNDSANYNNALKAALREDPDVILIGEMRDLDSISIAITAAETGHLVFSTLHTIGAAKTIDRIIDVFPPHQQQQVKVQLSGVLQGVISQQLLPLTEGRGRCAALEVMTITPAIQSLIREGKTHQIQSSVQTGSKYGMQTMDMAIADLYRKNEITIETAMEYAVDLDALQRMLYI, encoded by the coding sequence TTGGCTACATTAAAAGATTTATTAAGAGAAATCGTTACCAAAAAAGGGTCGGATTTACATTTAACTGTGGGAGTTCCACCAGTGATAAGAATGAATGGTAAATTAGTGCATACTGATCATGACCCATTAACACATAACGAATTAGATGGTTATGTGAAAGAAATTTTAACCTTGGAAGAGTATAGAAGATATAATAATAAAGGAGAATTAGACAAATCATATTCACTTAATGGTGTAGGTAGATATAGAGTTAATGTATTTAAACAAAGAGAGCATGATGCTATAGCAATAAGACTTATAGGTTTAAAAGTTCCTGAATTAGATACTTTGAATTTGTCACCAGTAGTCAGGGACTTAACAACTAAAAAAAGAGGACTAGTTTTAGTAACAGGTCCAACAGGAAGTGGTAAGTCTACTACTTTAGCAGCTATGATAAATGAAATCAATGACACAAGAGCTGAACATATTTTGACACTGGAAGATCCAATAGAATATTTACATAGACATAAAAAATCTATAGTAAATCAAAGAGAAATAGGTAATGATAGTGCAAATTATAATAATGCATTAAAAGCTGCATTGAGAGAAGACCCAGATGTTATTCTGATAGGAGAAATGAGAGATTTAGATAGTATATCCATTGCTATAACTGCTGCTGAAACAGGTCACTTGGTATTTTCAACATTACATACCATAGGAGCAGCTAAAACAATAGATAGAATTATAGATGTATTTCCTCCACATCAGCAACAACAAGTTAAAGTACAATTATCAGGAGTATTACAAGGAGTAATTTCACAGCAATTGCTACCACTTACAGAAGGTAGAGGAAGATGTGCAGCGCTAGAAGTTATGACAATTACTCCAGCAATACAAAGTTTAATAAGAGAAGGAAAAACACATCAAATTCAGTCATCAGTTCAAACTGGATCAAAGTATGGCATGCAGACAATGGATATGGCTATTGCAGATTTATATAGAAAAAATGAAATTACGATTGAAACTGCTATGGAATATGCAGTAGACCTAGATGCTTTACAAAGAATGCTATATATTTAG
- the sigK gene encoding RNA polymerase sporulation sigma factor SigK, whose protein sequence is MFIDGLLNMLINMNFVTGYLSNSNSFPKPLDEEEERYYIAKLKEGDIHAKSVLVEKNLRLVAHIVKKYTSTGKDNDELISIGTVGLIKAIDSFQPNKGTRLATYAARCIENEILMLIRNNKKTKGEVFLQEPIGVDKEGNEISLMDVLSATEDSVIEIVENRVQVKKLYEEIDKCLKGREKTIIMMRYGLLNGKPKTQREIAMHLGISRSYVSRIEKRALKKLYKGLNAVNKI, encoded by the coding sequence ATGTTTATTGATGGACTTCTAAATATGTTAATAAATATGAATTTTGTTACAGGATATCTTTCTAATTCAAATTCCTTTCCTAAGCCTTTAGATGAGGAGGAAGAACGATATTATATTGCAAAATTAAAAGAAGGAGATATACATGCTAAAAGTGTATTGGTAGAAAAAAATTTAAGATTAGTAGCTCATATTGTAAAAAAGTATACATCTACAGGAAAAGATAATGATGAGCTTATATCTATTGGAACTGTCGGTCTTATAAAAGCAATTGATTCATTTCAACCTAATAAAGGGACTAGACTTGCAACATATGCAGCTAGATGTATAGAAAATGAGATACTTATGCTTATAAGAAATAATAAAAAGACTAAAGGAGAGGTATTTTTACAAGAACCTATAGGGGTAGATAAAGAAGGTAATGAAATATCTCTAATGGATGTATTAAGTGCCACAGAAGATTCAGTAATAGAAATTGTAGAAAATAGGGTACAAGTAAAAAAGTTATATGAAGAAATAGATAAGTGTCTTAAAGGCAGAGAAAAGACAATAATAATGATGCGATATGGATTATTAAATGGGAAGCCAAAGACACAACGAGAGATAGCTATGCATTTAGGGATTTCTAGATCTTATGTATCTAGAATAGAAAAGAGAGCTTTGAAGAAATTGTATAAGGGGTTAAATGCAGTTAATAAAATATAA
- the udk gene encoding uridine kinase, producing MKKPIVIGITGGTGSGKSTIAREIYESFNEKNITMIEQDSYYKDQSNLEPEERVKTNYDHPKAFDNDLLIEHIKALVAGETIEKPIYDFSIHNRVKETITVEPNQIIIVEGILIFENERLRDLMDIKIFVDTDADVRIVRRIVRDINERGRTLESVINQYLTMVRPMHLQFTEPSKRYADLIIPEGGGNKVAIDLLVAKIKEIINNK from the coding sequence ATGAAAAAGCCTATAGTAATTGGTATAACTGGTGGAACTGGTTCGGGAAAGAGTACAATAGCTCGAGAAATCTATGAAAGTTTTAATGAAAAAAATATAACTATGATAGAACAAGATTCTTATTATAAGGATCAAAGTAATTTAGAGCCAGAAGAAAGAGTTAAAACTAATTATGATCATCCTAAAGCATTTGATAATGATCTTCTAATAGAACATATTAAAGCTTTAGTGGCTGGAGAAACAATAGAAAAGCCTATATATGATTTTTCTATTCATAATAGAGTTAAAGAGACAATAACCGTTGAACCAAATCAAATCATAATAGTTGAAGGAATACTTATATTTGAAAATGAAAGACTAAGAGATCTTATGGATATTAAGATATTTGTTGATACCGATGCTGATGTTAGAATAGTAAGAAGAATTGTTAGAGACATTAATGAGAGAGGAAGAACTCTTGAAAGTGTTATTAATCAATATCTTACTATGGTAAGACCTATGCACTTACAATTTACTGAGCCATCTAAGAGATATGCAGATTTAATAATACCAGAAGGTGGCGGTAATAAAGTAGCCATCGATCTTTTAGTTGCTAAGATAAAAGAAATTATAAATAATAAGTAA
- a CDS encoding peptidase U32 family protein has protein sequence MKKPELLAPAGNLEKLKVAIRYGADAVYLGGSKLNLRAFAHNFDNDQLREGVKYAHDRGKKVYVTLNVIPHNGDFAGIEDYLRDLYEIGVDAIIVADPGIIATAKEVVPDLELHLSTQANAVNIRTVKFWHSMGIKRVVPAREMSMQEIKDLIREIPDTCEVESFVHGAMCMAYSGRCIISNYMTGRRSNSGACAQPCRYKYHLVEERRPGEYYEVKEDERGSYIMNSKDLCMIEHIPDLVEAGIDSFKIEGRMKSSYYVASVVKAYREAIDTYFEDPENYKFNEKWMEYLLKPSHRRYTTGFYYNDEDRQYYESSSYLRNFDIVGIVKSYDKETKIATVEQRNRLFAGDKVEILRPKGECFEVTIEDMKNENGESIEVAPNAQMIFTFKCDEELEEDYMLVKGKEEN, from the coding sequence ATTAAAAAACCAGAACTTTTAGCTCCGGCAGGAAACTTAGAGAAGCTGAAGGTTGCCATAAGATATGGAGCAGATGCTGTATATTTAGGTGGAAGTAAGTTAAATCTAAGAGCTTTTGCACATAACTTCGATAATGATCAATTAAGAGAAGGGGTAAAATATGCCCATGATAGAGGTAAGAAAGTTTACGTTACTTTGAATGTTATACCTCATAATGGAGATTTTGCCGGTATAGAAGATTACTTAAGAGATCTTTATGAAATTGGTGTTGATGCAATAATTGTTGCTGATCCAGGTATAATTGCTACAGCTAAGGAAGTTGTACCAGATTTAGAATTACATTTAAGTACTCAAGCTAATGCAGTTAATATAAGAACGGTAAAATTTTGGCATTCTATGGGTATAAAGAGAGTAGTTCCAGCAAGAGAAATGAGTATGCAGGAAATAAAAGATCTTATAAGAGAGATACCAGATACATGTGAAGTTGAATCTTTTGTTCATGGTGCAATGTGCATGGCTTATTCAGGAAGATGTATTATCTCTAATTATATGACTGGAAGAAGATCTAATAGTGGAGCTTGTGCTCAACCATGTAGATATAAGTATCATTTAGTGGAAGAAAGACGTCCAGGAGAATACTATGAAGTTAAGGAAGATGAAAGAGGTTCTTACATCATGAATTCAAAGGATTTATGTATGATTGAGCACATTCCAGACTTAGTAGAGGCAGGAATAGATTCTTTCAAAATAGAAGGAAGAATGAAGAGTTCTTACTATGTTGCGTCAGTAGTAAAAGCATATAGGGAAGCTATTGATACTTATTTTGAAGATCCTGAAAATTATAAATTTAATGAAAAATGGATGGAATATCTATTAAAGCCAAGTCATAGAAGATATACAACAGGATTCTATTATAATGATGAAGATAGACAATACTATGAATCATCTTCATATCTTAGAAACTTTGATATTGTGGGTATAGTTAAATCTTATGATAAGGAAACAAAGATTGCTACAGTAGAACAAAGAAATAGATTGTTTGCTGGAGATAAGGTAGAAATTCTAAGACCAAAGGGAGAATGCTTTGAAGTTACTATAGAAGATATGAAAAATGAAAATGGGGAATCTATAGAAGTTGCTCCAAATGCTCAAATGATATTTACCTTTAAGTGTGATGAGGAGTTAGAGGAAGATTACATGCTTGTAAAAGGTAAGGAGGAAAACTAA
- a CDS encoding O-methyltransferase — protein MGGITYDYMERYIRDLIPENNDFLKELEEYATEYNVPIIQKEGAQFLKTIVAIKKPKKVLELGTAIGYSALTIYQSNKCKITTIDRSADMVAKARENIEKAGAKEDINVIEGDVLEVVKGLDEKFDLIFMDAGKGHYNHLLDDILRLLSEDGVIVADNVLFRGMVANDDLVIRRKITIVKRMRAYLEMINEREELVTSIIPMGDGIALTTRRK, from the coding sequence ATGGGTGGAATAACCTACGATTATATGGAAAGGTATATAAGAGATTTAATACCTGAAAATAATGATTTTCTTAAAGAGTTAGAAGAATATGCTACTGAATACAATGTGCCTATTATTCAAAAAGAAGGTGCACAGTTTTTAAAGACGATTGTGGCAATAAAAAAGCCTAAGAAGGTTTTAGAATTAGGAACGGCCATAGGATATTCTGCACTTACTATATACCAAAGCAATAAGTGCAAAATAACAACTATTGATAGAAGTGCTGATATGGTTGCTAAAGCAAGAGAAAATATAGAAAAAGCTGGTGCCAAGGAAGATATAAATGTAATAGAAGGCGATGTATTAGAAGTTGTAAAAGGACTTGATGAGAAATTTGATTTGATATTCATGGATGCGGGAAAGGGACATTATAATCATTTACTAGATGATATTTTAAGATTACTTTCGGAAGACGGCGTTATAGTTGCAGATAATGTTCTTTTTAGAGGAATGGTAGCTAATGATGACCTAGTTATAAGAAGAAAAATAACTATTGTGAAAAGAATGAGAGCATATCTTGAAATGATAAATGAGAGAGAGGAGTTAGTGACATCTATTATTCCTATGGGTGATGGTATTGCACTAACAACAAGGAGGAAATAA
- the mltG gene encoding endolytic transglycosylase MltG, whose product MGKKVLRGFLITIVFIIVALEIGWYLYSSAINKPFINIEKDEVIEVKENDTLNTVLSRLNEEGKMKNLLMVKVYTKFSSGDKTVKVGTYEIHEDDSIHDFLDKLVSGKDGQYAHKVTIPEGYDIEKIATAVDEAGIVSKDEFLNAIKEYPLPSYVKENPEKRYNLEGYLFPDTYGFDKDVSANEVIEKMIKRFESVLLEIENEEGITLSDDEIEDIIIRASIIEKEIKVDDERPIVAGVINNRLEQGMRLQMDATTVYATQKTADTVTIEDTKVESPYNTYYVKGLPVGPIASPGKVSIEAVLNPKKSDYIFYVLKKGGNGEHVFTDDYEEHKKNMEENGY is encoded by the coding sequence GTGGGTAAAAAAGTATTAAGAGGTTTTTTAATTACTATTGTTTTTATAATAGTAGCATTAGAAATTGGATGGTATTTATATTCCAGTGCCATAAATAAACCTTTCATTAATATTGAGAAAGATGAAGTTATTGAAGTTAAGGAAAATGATACTTTAAATACTGTCTTATCAAGATTAAATGAAGAAGGAAAGATGAAAAATTTACTTATGGTGAAGGTTTATACTAAATTTTCATCTGGAGACAAGACTGTAAAAGTTGGAACATATGAGATTCACGAAGATGATAGCATACATGACTTTTTAGACAAACTTGTTTCAGGGAAGGATGGACAATATGCTCATAAAGTTACAATACCTGAAGGTTATGATATTGAAAAAATAGCCACAGCTGTTGATGAAGCTGGTATTGTTTCAAAGGATGAATTTTTAAATGCAATTAAGGAATACCCACTTCCATCTTATGTGAAAGAAAATCCAGAAAAGAGATACAATCTTGAAGGATATTTATTTCCAGATACCTATGGCTTTGATAAAGATGTGTCTGCTAATGAAGTAATAGAAAAGATGATAAAGAGATTTGAGTCAGTATTATTAGAGATTGAAAACGAGGAAGGCATAACATTAAGTGATGATGAAATAGAAGATATAATTATTCGAGCTTCTATAATTGAGAAAGAAATTAAAGTAGACGATGAACGTCCTATAGTTGCTGGGGTTATTAATAATAGATTAGAGCAAGGTATGAGACTTCAAATGGATGCCACTACAGTTTATGCAACTCAAAAAACTGCAGATACTGTTACAATAGAAGATACAAAAGTAGAGTCACCATATAATACTTATTATGTAAAGGGGTTACCAGTAGGACCTATTGCAAGTCCTGGAAAGGTATCTATTGAAGCAGTATTAAATCCTAAGAAATCAGACTATATATTTTATGTTCTTAAAAAGGGTGGCAATGGGGAGCATGTGTTTACTGATGATTATGAAGAACATAAAAAAAATATGGAAGAAAACGGATATTAA
- the typA gene encoding translational GTPase TypA: MKNFSRENIRNIAIIAHVDHGKTTLVDALLRQSNIFRSNERVEERVMDSNDLEKERGITILSKNTAVTYGDTKINIVDTPGHADFGGEVERVLKMVDSVLLVVDSYEGPMPQTKFVLKKALELDLKPIVVINKIDRPDERAEEVLDEVFDLFVELGASDEQTDFEVIYASGRAGFARYDKEDANEDMKPLFDTIIKNVSAPQGELDAPLQMLVTTIDSNEYVGRIAIGKIHRGKVKKNQNIVIMRKDGTTTNGKIVNVYTHEGLNRVEVEEATIGDIVAVSGLADVNIGETIADASCPEALPFVDIDEPTLSMHFMVNNSPFAGREGTFLTTRHIRDRLMKELETNVSLRVKETESPDVFEVSGRGELHLSVLIETMRREGYEFQVSKAMVIFHEEDGKKLEPIEHLTIDVPEEFMGVVMEKLGPRKGEMINMTSAQNGYTRLEFKIPARGLIGFRNEFMTDTKGNGIMNHVFEGYEPYKGEIPERSRGSIIAFETGTTLAYGLFNAQDRGTLFVGPGVEVYEGMVVGESSRADDIEVNVCKKKHLSNTRASGSDDALKLVPIREMTLERSLEFIASDELVEVTPESVRIRKRILNSDERKRASRKK, translated from the coding sequence ATGAAAAATTTTAGCAGAGAAAATATTAGAAATATAGCTATAATAGCTCACGTTGACCATGGTAAAACTACATTAGTAGATGCACTATTAAGACAAAGTAATATTTTCAGAAGTAATGAAAGAGTTGAAGAAAGAGTAATGGACTCTAATGATTTAGAAAAAGAAAGAGGAATAACTATTCTTTCTAAGAATACAGCTGTAACTTATGGAGATACAAAGATTAATATAGTAGATACCCCTGGACATGCTGACTTCGGTGGAGAAGTTGAAAGAGTACTTAAGATGGTAGATTCAGTACTTCTAGTTGTTGACTCTTATGAAGGTCCAATGCCTCAAACAAAATTCGTATTAAAGAAAGCTTTAGAATTAGACCTTAAGCCAATAGTTGTAATAAATAAAATCGATAGACCAGATGAAAGAGCAGAAGAAGTTCTAGATGAAGTTTTCGATTTATTTGTTGAGCTTGGAGCAAGTGATGAGCAAACAGATTTTGAAGTTATTTACGCATCAGGAAGAGCTGGATTTGCTAGATATGACAAAGAAGATGCTAACGAAGATATGAAGCCACTTTTCGATACTATAATTAAGAATGTATCTGCACCACAAGGTGAATTAGATGCTCCACTTCAAATGCTTGTTACTACAATTGATTCTAATGAATATGTTGGAAGAATTGCTATCGGTAAGATTCATAGAGGAAAAGTTAAAAAGAATCAAAATATTGTAATTATGAGAAAAGATGGTACAACTACTAATGGAAAGATAGTAAATGTATATACTCATGAAGGATTAAATAGGGTAGAAGTTGAAGAAGCTACAATTGGAGATATTGTTGCAGTATCTGGTTTAGCAGATGTAAATATTGGAGAAACTATAGCTGATGCATCATGTCCAGAAGCATTACCATTTGTTGATATAGATGAACCTACACTTTCAATGCACTTTATGGTAAATAATTCACCATTTGCAGGAAGAGAAGGAACATTCTTAACTACAAGACATATAAGAGATAGACTTATGAAAGAACTTGAAACTAATGTTTCTTTAAGAGTTAAAGAAACTGAATCTCCAGATGTTTTTGAAGTTTCAGGAAGAGGAGAACTTCACTTATCTGTTTTAATCGAAACAATGAGAAGAGAAGGATATGAATTCCAAGTTTCTAAAGCAATGGTTATTTTCCATGAAGAAGATGGTAAGAAGTTAGAACCTATCGAACATTTAACTATTGATGTACCAGAAGAATTTATGGGAGTAGTTATGGAAAAGCTTGGACCTAGAAAAGGTGAAATGATAAACATGACTTCTGCTCAAAATGGATATACAAGATTAGAGTTTAAGATTCCAGCAAGAGGTCTTATAGGATTTAGAAATGAATTTATGACTGATACTAAAGGTAATGGTATAATGAACCATGTGTTTGAAGGATATGAGCCATATAAAGGTGAAATTCCAGAAAGAAGCAGAGGTTCTATAATTGCTTTTGAAACAGGAACTACTTTAGCTTATGGATTATTTAATGCTCAAGATAGAGGTACATTATTCGTTGGACCTGGTGTTGAAGTATATGAAGGTATGGTTGTTGGTGAAAGTTCAAGAGCTGATGATATAGAAGTAAATGTATGTAAGAAGAAACATTTAAGTAATACAAGAGCTTCAGGATCAGATGATGCATTAAAGCTAGTTCCAATTAGAGAAATGACTCTAGAAAGAAGCTTAGAATTTATAGCATCAGATGAGTTAGTTGAAGTTACTCCAGAAAGCGTAAGAATAAGAAAGAGAATTTTAAATAGTGACGAAAGAAAAAGAGCATCAAGAAAAAAATAG
- a CDS encoding ribonuclease J encodes MRKVRAKEAESEKDIIKIIPLGGLNEVGKNMTAFEFRDEIIVIDCGLKFPDDEMYGIDLVIPDITYLLKNKEKIKGIFLTHGHEDHIGALPYVLKEINVPVYGTKLTLGIVETKLKEHGLLSVVNLVKVRSRNIIKLDNMAVEFIRVSHSIADACSIAIHTPAGVIFHTGDFKIDYTPIDGGMPDLARFAELGKRGVLAMLADSTNVEKPGYTMSESSVGDTIVEIFRNTKGRIIVATFASNVHRIQQIIEAAEMFNRRVAVSGRSMENIVAVAMELGYIKAEKNTMIPIDAINKYNDEQIVVITTGSQGEPMSALSRMASSDHKKINIKHGDKVIISATPIPGNEKLVSNVINQLFKKGADVIYSKLANVHVSGHACQEELKLMHTLIKPKYFIPVHGEYRHLKQHGELAVKLGMKPENVFIGEIGDVIEVSRSAVKKSGTVTSGQVFVDGLGVGDVGNIVLRDRKHLSKDGILTVVVTIEKGSGNVVAGPDIISRGFVYVRESEDLMDEAREIVKEALRYCEEEHLTEWSTIKGNIKDSLRDFLYERTKRKPMILPIIMEV; translated from the coding sequence ATGAGAAAGGTAAGAGCTAAAGAAGCGGAAAGTGAAAAGGATATAATAAAAATCATACCACTTGGTGGTCTAAATGAAGTAGGAAAAAATATGACTGCTTTTGAATTTAGAGATGAGATTATAGTTATAGACTGTGGTTTGAAATTTCCGGATGATGAGATGTATGGTATAGATTTAGTTATACCAGATATAACTTACTTATTAAAGAATAAAGAAAAAATTAAAGGAATTTTCTTAACACATGGACATGAAGACCATATAGGGGCATTGCCGTATGTGTTAAAAGAAATTAATGTACCAGTATATGGAACAAAATTAACTTTAGGAATAGTGGAAACTAAATTAAAAGAGCATGGATTATTAAGTGTAGTTAATTTAGTTAAAGTTAGATCAAGAAATATTATAAAACTAGATAATATGGCAGTAGAATTTATAAGAGTATCTCATTCTATAGCAGATGCATGTTCTATTGCTATACATACACCAGCAGGTGTTATATTCCATACTGGAGATTTTAAAATAGACTATACACCAATTGATGGTGGAATGCCTGATCTTGCTAGATTTGCTGAACTAGGTAAAAGAGGAGTTTTAGCAATGCTTGCGGATTCTACAAATGTTGAAAAACCAGGATACACAATGTCTGAATCAAGTGTTGGAGATACAATTGTAGAGATATTTAGAAATACAAAAGGAAGAATAATTGTTGCTACATTTGCTTCAAATGTTCATAGAATCCAACAAATTATAGAAGCGGCTGAAATGTTCAATAGAAGAGTTGCAGTATCAGGAAGAAGTATGGAAAATATAGTTGCTGTAGCTATGGAACTTGGATATATAAAAGCTGAAAAGAACACAATGATACCTATTGATGCAATAAATAAGTATAATGATGAGCAAATAGTAGTTATAACTACTGGAAGCCAAGGAGAACCTATGTCTGCATTATCTAGAATGGCATCATCAGATCATAAAAAAATAAATATAAAACATGGAGATAAAGTTATAATATCAGCAACTCCAATTCCAGGAAATGAAAAATTGGTATCTAATGTGATTAATCAATTATTTAAAAAAGGTGCTGACGTTATTTATTCAAAACTTGCCAATGTCCATGTTTCTGGTCATGCATGTCAAGAAGAATTAAAGCTTATGCATACTTTAATAAAACCAAAGTATTTTATTCCTGTTCATGGAGAGTACAGACATCTTAAGCAACATGGAGAACTTGCTGTTAAGCTTGGTATGAAGCCGGAAAATGTATTTATTGGTGAAATTGGAGACGTAATTGAAGTTTCAAGAAGTGCTGTTAAAAAGAGTGGTACTGTTACTAGTGGTCAAGTTTTTGTTGATGGCTTAGGTGTTGGTGATGTTGGAAACATAGTTCTAAGAGATAGAAAGCATTTATCTAAAGATGGTATTCTAACAGTAGTTGTTACTATAGAAAAAGGATCAGGAAATGTTGTTGCAGGTCCAGATATAATTTCAAGAGGTTTTGTATATGTTAGAGAATCAGAAGATCTTATGGATGAAGCTAGAGAAATTGTAAAAGAAGCTCTAAGATATTGTGAAGAAGAACACTTAACTGAATGGTCTACTATTAAAGGTAACATAAAAGACTCTTTAAGAGATTTCTTATATGAAAGAACAAAGAGAAAACCAATGATACTACCAATAATAATGGAAGTATAA
- a CDS encoding Fur family transcriptional regulator yields MSEIINEKLEKLKVQLKEKGYKLTPQRRAVLIKIMDCEGMHLTVEELYDLVKKECPEIGLATVYRTMQLLEELGFIYKLDLSNDGCSRFELVHDCETHQHHHLICTKCNKIIEVEEDLLETLETKVETNYKFKITNHSVKFYGICNECNKDEEENGRRVIDEKGKS; encoded by the coding sequence ATGTCAGAGATAATAAATGAAAAATTAGAAAAATTAAAAGTTCAATTAAAAGAAAAAGGGTATAAATTAACACCACAAAGAAGAGCAGTTCTTATTAAAATAATGGACTGTGAAGGAATGCATCTTACAGTAGAAGAATTGTATGATCTCGTGAAAAAGGAATGTCCAGAGATAGGATTAGCTACAGTTTATAGAACTATGCAACTTTTGGAGGAACTTGGATTTATATATAAGTTAGACTTAAGTAATGATGGATGTTCACGTTTTGAACTTGTTCATGATTGTGAAACACATCAACATCATCATCTTATTTGTACAAAGTGCAATAAGATTATAGAAGTTGAAGAAGACCTTCTTGAAACTCTTGAGACAAAGGTAGAAACAAATTATAAATTTAAGATAACAAATCATAGTGTTAAGTTTTACGGTATTTGTAATGAGTGCAACAAAGATGAAGAAGAGAATGGTAGGAGGGTAATTGATGAGAAAGGTAAGAGCTAA